One segment of Stomatobaculum sp. F0698 DNA contains the following:
- a CDS encoding acyl carrier protein produces MEREEVIEKVIAVIRDVMDVAQVEIDEDTEMQEDLSIDSLDFYSLLGALESNFHIRMPEKELANTETVGDVADAVMRRMEK; encoded by the coding sequence ATGGAACGTGAAGAAGTGATTGAGAAGGTAATTGCGGTTATTCGTGATGTGATGGATGTGGCCCAGGTTGAGATTGATGAGGATACCGAAATGCAGGAGGACCTCAGCATCGATTCGCTGGACTTCTACAGTCTGCTCGGCGCACTGGAATCGAATTTCCACATCCGCATGCCGGAGAAGGAACTCGCAAATACCGAGACAGTCGGTGATGTTGCCGACGCTGTGATGCGTCGCATGGAGAAGTAA
- a CDS encoding class I adenylate-forming enzyme family protein has translation MNFVGVLEEIVACYREREAFICRDAASGELSSVSFEGFWSSVSRAATYWTEKRKALPQDEPFRVGIAADNSYPYFVEYLGVIAAGGVFVPLNQSFGAERVLEFAAEIGIPYMLAGAAQLADSEYAAELTAAYPPGRLLPLDEVFAASEQCEPLTNLHKGEPDDTILMLLSSGTSGRSKIVEITNENLSAYPNEVFEQLRPARESGELHHYENLIVLPLFHIGGVIPIVGELARGNSLFISNARQFLQDLGARKFEKLIVAPAMMKRILERAEKNAKVAEILESVREVLCLGAAMSPVLIQALHDRDILPRTYYGLTETTGTVTYRGPYRDGACCTVADFCEIKIEDEEICVRGKNVMKGYYKNPEATVEAIRDGWFHTGDLGRIDADGYLYVTGRRKNIIVLSNGENVSPEVLEDKIYACPLVDECVVYADGEEIAANIFSVAAAADETKAEEIRAFVKQLNRTLPRVEQIQKLNLSAEELPKNSTGKLLR, from the coding sequence ATGAATTTTGTCGGCGTATTAGAAGAAATTGTCGCTTGCTATCGGGAGAGAGAGGCATTTATCTGCCGAGACGCAGCGAGCGGCGAGTTGAGCAGTGTCAGTTTTGAGGGCTTTTGGTCTTCTGTTTCCCGCGCCGCGACGTATTGGACGGAGAAGCGAAAGGCTCTCCCGCAGGATGAGCCGTTCCGCGTGGGCATTGCGGCGGATAATTCCTATCCTTACTTTGTCGAGTATCTCGGTGTCATTGCCGCGGGCGGTGTCTTTGTTCCGTTGAACCAGAGCTTCGGCGCGGAACGTGTGTTGGAGTTTGCGGCGGAAATCGGCATTCCCTATATGTTGGCGGGGGCTGCGCAGCTTGCGGACAGCGAGTATGCGGCCGAACTTACGGCTGCGTATCCGCCGGGGCGTTTGTTGCCGCTCGATGAGGTCTTTGCGGCGAGCGAACAGTGCGAGCCGCTTACAAACTTGCACAAGGGCGAGCCGGATGACACGATACTCATGCTCCTTTCTTCGGGCACCAGCGGTCGCTCTAAGATTGTCGAGATTACAAACGAGAATCTTTCCGCGTATCCGAACGAAGTGTTTGAACAGCTTCGCCCGGCGCGTGAGAGCGGTGAGCTTCATCACTATGAGAATTTAATTGTGTTGCCGCTGTTCCACATCGGCGGTGTGATTCCGATTGTGGGCGAACTGGCGCGCGGTAACAGTCTTTTTATCAGCAATGCACGGCAGTTCCTCCAGGATCTCGGTGCGCGTAAATTCGAAAAGCTCATTGTGGCACCGGCCATGATGAAACGGATACTGGAACGCGCCGAGAAGAACGCAAAGGTTGCGGAAATCTTGGAATCCGTGCGAGAGGTACTTTGCCTCGGAGCGGCCATGAGCCCGGTGCTCATTCAGGCGCTGCACGATCGCGATATTTTACCGCGCACCTACTACGGACTCACCGAGACCACGGGAACCGTGACCTATCGCGGACCGTATCGCGACGGTGCTTGCTGTACGGTTGCGGACTTTTGCGAAATCAAAATCGAGGACGAGGAGATTTGCGTCCGCGGTAAGAATGTGATGAAGGGTTACTATAAGAACCCGGAAGCGACGGTAGAGGCCATTCGTGACGGCTGGTTCCACACCGGAGACCTGGGACGTATCGATGCGGACGGTTACCTCTATGTGACGGGACGTCGGAAAAATATCATCGTGCTCTCGAACGGTGAGAATGTGAGCCCCGAAGTTCTCGAGGACAAGATTTACGCGTGCCCGCTGGTTGATGAGTGCGTTGTCTATGCGGACGGAGAGGAGATTGCGGCGAACATCTTCTCGGTTGCGGCGGCAGCGGATGAGACTAAGGCCGAGGAAATCAGAGCTTTTGTCAAACAGCTGAACCGGACACTTCCGCGTGTCGAACAGATTCAAAAACTGAATCTTTCCGCAGAGGAACTTCCGAAAAACAGTACCGGAAAACTACTGCGATAA
- a CDS encoding CotH kinase family protein, translating into MRIPTKKTLVAAGIVTAVLGIFVFVFSYTKAALSMHYRSYQHEVHQNADSSLGPDSMPGDGSVDVASFETHLPIVVLDMNGDEPKDIYHMVGTAQKREYRDPNVTDPWIPVTFTLVDNANDHNKITDSPSFVNHGKIKLRGASSRSFQKKQYGIKLLDDDGQELEAPLLGMDADEDWVLSNSILDASQIRNYTAYNLAGQLMPFTPECRFVEMFIKDGESYNYRGLYLLTEPVKQGKGHVDIQDYNPRDKRPAVILVRDRADDTKTTLSTWASDQQLTYGWFTIKYPKEELLTPEVIQKLETQLTEIEKTLYSDNYRQFLSYPHLINLPSFIDYFVINEYFMNYDSGDNSTYYYEDPAHQLSMGPLWDYDNCWDNYKFAAGGAEYMVMPERPWFERMVQDPDFDARVVSRYRELRKGIFSDRNIMQFIDNTVAYLGNASKRDRSRWREVYLENHQLALVEEGHGYVIDRNRDTYEEELVRLKDMIKGHGKWLDLYMDDYLNGFIKEPLAERSRETYANIALAFLLIFIASAYLLGKRVK; encoded by the coding sequence ATGAGAATACCAACAAAGAAAACACTGGTAGCGGCAGGTATTGTCACGGCGGTGCTGGGCATTTTTGTCTTTGTCTTTTCCTATACCAAAGCAGCGCTCTCCATGCACTATCGCAGCTACCAGCACGAGGTACATCAGAACGCGGACAGCAGCCTGGGACCCGACAGTATGCCGGGAGACGGGAGTGTGGATGTCGCGAGCTTTGAGACGCATCTTCCGATTGTTGTCCTCGATATGAACGGTGACGAACCCAAGGATATCTATCATATGGTCGGCACTGCGCAAAAACGCGAATATCGGGATCCGAATGTGACGGATCCTTGGATTCCCGTGACCTTTACCCTGGTCGACAATGCAAATGATCACAATAAGATTACAGATTCGCCTTCCTTTGTAAATCACGGTAAGATTAAGCTGCGCGGTGCGTCCTCTCGTTCCTTCCAGAAGAAACAGTACGGCATTAAGTTGTTGGACGATGACGGACAAGAGTTGGAGGCGCCTCTACTCGGCATGGATGCGGATGAAGACTGGGTACTCTCCAACAGTATTTTGGATGCGAGCCAGATTCGTAATTACACCGCATATAACCTCGCGGGACAGCTTATGCCGTTTACGCCGGAATGCCGTTTTGTGGAGATGTTCATCAAGGACGGTGAGAGCTATAATTATCGCGGCCTCTACCTTTTGACCGAGCCGGTCAAGCAGGGAAAGGGGCATGTCGATATTCAGGATTACAATCCGCGCGACAAGCGCCCGGCTGTCATTCTGGTGCGCGACCGTGCGGATGACACTAAGACAACGCTTTCGACTTGGGCTTCCGATCAACAGCTTACGTACGGTTGGTTTACGATTAAGTACCCGAAAGAGGAACTGCTCACACCGGAAGTCATTCAGAAGCTTGAAACGCAGCTCACGGAAATCGAAAAGACGCTCTACAGCGACAACTATCGTCAATTTTTGAGCTATCCGCATCTCATCAACCTGCCGAGTTTTATTGATTACTTCGTGATTAACGAGTATTTCATGAACTACGACTCGGGTGACAACTCAACCTATTACTATGAGGATCCCGCACATCAGCTCAGCATGGGGCCGTTGTGGGATTACGACAACTGTTGGGACAATTATAAGTTTGCGGCAGGCGGCGCGGAGTATATGGTCATGCCGGAACGCCCCTGGTTTGAGCGCATGGTTCAGGACCCGGATTTTGATGCGAGAGTGGTGAGCCGTTACCGAGAACTGCGAAAGGGCATTTTCTCCGATCGAAACATCATGCAGTTTATCGATAACACGGTCGCGTATCTTGGCAACGCATCCAAGCGAGACCGCAGTCGATGGAGAGAAGTCTACTTGGAGAATCATCAGTTGGCATTGGTGGAAGAGGGACACGGCTATGTCATAGACCGGAATCGTGACACCTATGAGGAAGAACTGGTGCGCCTCAAGGATATGATTAAGGGGCACGGCAAATGGCTGGACCTCTACATGGATGACTATCTGAACGGCTTTATTAAGGAGCCGCTTGCGGAGCGCAGTCGTGAGACCTACGCAAACATTGCGCTTGCCTTCCTGTTAATCTTCATTGCGTCCGCCTACCTTCTGGGCAAGAGAGTGAAATAA
- a CDS encoding serine hydrolase domain-containing protein encodes MFVIVIAFGVRIYRVGGSARKEKAHWKKLDRILSEANFEGSYLLAKDGKILISSGRGDLSYDKKKVPDEKSQSTDPENDPNKIGRESTVAINSLTKQFTGVAIYQLANEGKLSLDATIGTYLSDCPYGDRITLKQLLEMKSGLPDYAEEQALRDKYGDEIYSGMDPASLRADIMALTLKETPGEKFEYTNTNYFLLGLIIEKVSGESYENYITAHLLKPIGMRHTGFDWNLAAVRPFDPSKQGDGREFSHVFTFSAGEMTSTVLDLYQWQKYLYGGGFPGIVPQELFTDGGYHMGLNEKEGVFRHAGATHLYRSNMLYDTKTGDQVILLGRSPESDLNDLTTALKEWIDELDAAH; translated from the coding sequence ATGTTTGTAATCGTCATCGCGTTCGGTGTTCGAATTTACCGGGTGGGTGGCAGTGCGCGCAAGGAGAAGGCGCATTGGAAGAAGTTGGATCGCATTCTTAGCGAAGCGAACTTCGAAGGGAGCTACCTGCTTGCAAAAGACGGTAAGATTCTCATTTCAAGCGGAAGAGGAGATCTTTCTTACGATAAAAAGAAGGTTCCCGATGAGAAAAGCCAGAGTACCGATCCGGAGAACGATCCCAACAAAATCGGGCGTGAGTCGACCGTTGCCATTAACTCGTTGACAAAGCAGTTTACCGGTGTTGCGATTTATCAGTTGGCAAACGAGGGGAAACTCTCACTGGATGCCACAATCGGAACCTATCTCAGTGATTGCCCCTACGGTGACCGCATCACCTTGAAACAGTTGCTCGAGATGAAGTCCGGTCTCCCGGATTACGCGGAGGAGCAAGCGCTGCGCGATAAATACGGCGACGAGATTTACAGCGGTATGGATCCGGCTTCGCTCCGTGCGGATATCATGGCCCTTACGCTCAAAGAAACGCCGGGGGAGAAGTTTGAATACACCAATACAAACTACTTCCTGCTTGGCCTTATTATCGAAAAAGTGAGCGGCGAAAGTTATGAGAACTATATCACCGCGCATCTGCTGAAACCGATCGGTATGCGTCACACGGGGTTTGACTGGAATCTCGCCGCGGTGCGGCCTTTCGATCCGAGTAAGCAAGGAGACGGCAGAGAGTTCTCGCATGTCTTTACTTTTTCGGCCGGTGAGATGACCTCGACGGTTCTGGATCTCTATCAGTGGCAGAAATATCTCTACGGAGGCGGGTTCCCCGGTATTGTGCCGCAGGAACTGTTTACGGACGGCGGCTATCACATGGGCCTCAATGAAAAGGAAGGTGTATTCCGTCACGCCGGCGCGACACATTTGTATCGCTCCAATATGCTTTATGATACGAAGACAGGAGATCAGGTCATTCTTCTCGGCAGAAGTCCGGAAAGCGATTTAAATGATTTAACGACTGCCTTAAAAGAATGGATTGATGAGTTGGATGCAGCCCACTGA
- a CDS encoding glycoside hydrolase family 5 protein, giving the protein MSTANKKSWKAGIVVLAGVLASVFVGGCFYARAEEGWKGVSAYGQLSVRDGKLYSAKANKNAQLRGISSHGLSWYPEFTSRESLHTVKQWGANLFRAAMYTDQEGGYLYEPDAAKARLYTAVDNALAEDMYAIADWHTLYDKNPLDHVKEAKAFFGEVSAHYGNNPGVIYEICNEPNGDTSWADVKRYAEQVIPVIRKNAPNAIILCGTLDHSANLEGPLNDPIADPNLMYNLHFYADVSKEKHFNSVYEEKLIRAKLPIFVSEWGIEYGKFDDAHIKSPRDSRLSFQEAKEFAAFMKKNDISWTYWSLSNKAEAHSIVLPSSKKKSDWESKDLTPSGTLVRSLLSEKEN; this is encoded by the coding sequence ATGAGCACAGCAAACAAAAAATCATGGAAGGCCGGCATTGTTGTGCTCGCAGGCGTTCTGGCATCTGTCTTTGTCGGCGGTTGCTTTTACGCAAGGGCAGAGGAAGGTTGGAAGGGTGTCAGTGCCTACGGACAGCTCAGTGTTCGGGACGGTAAACTGTACAGTGCAAAGGCAAATAAAAATGCACAGCTGCGCGGTATTTCGAGCCACGGACTCAGCTGGTATCCGGAGTTCACAAGCCGTGAATCGCTTCATACGGTTAAACAGTGGGGCGCGAATTTGTTCCGTGCGGCTATGTACACGGATCAGGAGGGCGGCTATCTTTATGAACCGGATGCTGCGAAGGCAAGGCTCTATACGGCGGTGGACAATGCACTTGCGGAAGATATGTACGCGATTGCCGATTGGCACACGCTGTACGATAAAAACCCGCTTGACCATGTGAAAGAGGCAAAGGCATTTTTCGGTGAAGTATCTGCACACTACGGGAACAATCCCGGTGTGATTTATGAAATTTGCAACGAGCCGAACGGTGACACGAGCTGGGCGGATGTGAAACGCTATGCGGAGCAGGTGATTCCCGTCATCAGGAAAAATGCGCCGAATGCGATTATTTTATGCGGAACGCTGGATCATTCCGCGAATCTGGAAGGTCCGCTGAACGATCCGATTGCTGATCCGAATCTCATGTATAATCTTCACTTTTACGCGGATGTATCCAAAGAAAAACACTTTAATTCCGTTTATGAGGAGAAGTTGATTCGGGCAAAACTCCCCATTTTTGTGAGTGAGTGGGGGATTGAATACGGAAAGTTCGATGATGCGCATATCAAGAGTCCGAGAGACAGTCGCCTTTCTTTTCAGGAGGCCAAAGAATTTGCCGCTTTTATGAAGAAGAACGATATTTCCTGGACCTATTGGTCGCTTTCCAATAAGGCAGAGGCACACAGCATCGTATTGCCGAGCTCCAAGAAGAAGAGCGATTGGGAGAGCAAGGATTTGACACCTTCCGGTACTCTGGTACGCAGTCTGCTTTCGGAAAAGGAGAACTGA
- a CDS encoding glycosyltransferase family 2 protein, which yields MYEKHEFKVITEKIPLYTPPDETNISKKKKQPMYLAWIVGLIIVVYGAWRMFFTLPSVSQYGWIAFVGGVFLLLAELFSSYEALTHYLSLRNVYEPEMPVVPHELFPDVDVFISTHNEETDILFKTANACAAMDYPDKSKVHVFLCDDTDRPEVAALAKELGVGYFGLSNNKHAKAGNINNALSRTSSPLIATFDADMIPKSNFLMEVVPYFFLPIMEKKADGTWVVKPEEEQKNCGKIGFIQTPQVFYNADLFQYNLYAEKRVPNEQDYFFREVNLGKNRTNAVLYAGSNTMISREALEGVGGIATGTITEDFETGLRIEALNFRCYAVKKPLAQGLAPITIASLIKQRVRWGRGCIYSLRRIHLLTNPAFSLNLKLSYYACRVYWESFSRRLVYILSPVLFLLLGIPLVVMNLKQLIFIWLPYYICYSYLLKKVSSEIRDTRWSNTIDTIMFPYLLIPIWAEFFHINEKKFSVTAKSRSWNDNNEFYLAIPHICLLVVSLVSLLFAVQQLIINRAFGLIIIIMWMLINSFSLLMAVFFMRGRVNEREFERFDCDLPLEVRAEAESEDCFKARVVNISEGGFAFESKEALPIPTERGTVLHFVIEDRKYRAHVSGKIVAVSKPKRGKVWTYRVQRIGEMSTAEKREFFQIVYDRLNPLPETLAEDTSYFDDMLRAMEEGSKDREPQRRTMPRFRVRSKETLENGVVVMVEDLNFKYVRVRLVKGDEIPNRFVLFRESEYPISCEKSDMREGLYSILNSEALLENQAFLDKLKEWGKK from the coding sequence ATGTACGAGAAACACGAATTCAAAGTGATTACCGAGAAGATTCCGCTCTATACACCGCCGGATGAGACGAATATCAGCAAGAAGAAAAAACAACCGATGTATCTCGCCTGGATTGTGGGACTCATTATCGTAGTCTACGGCGCTTGGCGGATGTTCTTTACCCTGCCTTCCGTGTCACAGTACGGTTGGATTGCATTTGTCGGCGGTGTTTTTCTGCTTCTTGCGGAGCTGTTCTCCTCGTATGAGGCGCTGACCCACTATCTTTCGCTCCGCAATGTGTATGAGCCGGAGATGCCGGTGGTGCCGCACGAGCTCTTTCCGGATGTCGATGTCTTTATCTCGACCCACAACGAGGAGACCGATATTCTGTTTAAAACGGCAAATGCTTGCGCGGCCATGGACTACCCGGACAAATCCAAGGTCCATGTATTCCTCTGTGACGACACCGACAGACCTGAAGTGGCTGCGCTTGCCAAAGAACTCGGCGTGGGTTACTTCGGCCTCAGCAACAACAAGCATGCGAAGGCGGGTAATATCAACAATGCGTTGAGTCGCACAAGTTCGCCGCTCATCGCCACCTTTGATGCCGACATGATTCCGAAGAGCAACTTCTTAATGGAAGTGGTGCCGTATTTCTTTCTTCCCATTATGGAGAAGAAGGCCGACGGTACTTGGGTCGTGAAGCCGGAGGAAGAGCAAAAGAACTGCGGAAAAATCGGTTTTATTCAGACACCGCAGGTCTTTTACAATGCCGATTTGTTTCAATACAACCTTTATGCGGAGAAGCGTGTCCCGAATGAGCAGGACTATTTCTTCCGCGAGGTAAACCTCGGCAAGAACCGCACCAATGCGGTGCTCTATGCAGGTTCGAACACGATGATTTCCCGTGAGGCCCTCGAGGGCGTCGGCGGTATTGCGACCGGAACCATTACCGAGGACTTTGAGACCGGACTTCGCATCGAGGCCTTGAATTTTCGCTGCTATGCGGTGAAGAAGCCCCTCGCGCAGGGACTTGCGCCGATTACCATCGCCTCGCTGATTAAGCAGCGTGTGCGCTGGGGGCGCGGCTGCATTTATTCGCTGCGCAGAATCCACCTGTTGACCAACCCGGCCTTTTCTTTGAACCTGAAGCTGAGCTATTATGCCTGCCGCGTTTACTGGGAGAGCTTTTCCAGGCGTTTGGTCTATATTCTGTCGCCTGTGCTCTTTTTGCTGCTTGGCATTCCCTTGGTCGTGATGAACCTAAAGCAGCTGATTTTCATTTGGCTGCCGTATTACATCTGCTACAGTTATCTGCTGAAGAAGGTCAGCTCGGAAATCCGAGACACACGCTGGAGCAATACGATTGATACGATTATGTTCCCGTATCTTCTGATTCCGATCTGGGCAGAGTTCTTCCATATCAATGAGAAGAAGTTTTCGGTTACGGCAAAGTCGAGATCTTGGAATGACAACAACGAGTTTTATCTTGCGATTCCGCATATTTGTCTCTTGGTGGTCTCGCTGGTCTCGTTGCTCTTTGCGGTACAACAGCTCATCATCAATCGTGCTTTCGGTCTGATCATCATCATTATGTGGATGCTCATTAACTCCTTCAGTCTCTTGATGGCAGTCTTCTTTATGCGCGGGCGCGTCAACGAGCGCGAGTTTGAGCGCTTCGACTGCGACCTTCCGTTGGAAGTGAGAGCCGAGGCAGAGAGTGAGGACTGCTTCAAGGCGCGTGTCGTCAATATTTCCGAGGGCGGTTTTGCTTTTGAGAGCAAGGAAGCGCTCCCGATTCCGACCGAACGGGGCACTGTGCTTCATTTCGTGATTGAAGACAGAAAGTACCGCGCCCATGTCAGCGGTAAAATTGTCGCGGTCAGCAAACCGAAGCGCGGCAAGGTCTGGACCTATCGGGTGCAGCGCATCGGTGAAATGAGCACTGCGGAGAAACGGGAGTTTTTCCAGATTGTGTACGATCGCTTGAATCCGCTGCCCGAAACATTAGCGGAGGACACGAGCTATTTCGACGATATGCTTCGCGCGATGGAAGAGGGGAGCAAGGACAGAGAGCCGCAGCGCAGAACCATGCCGCGTTTCCGAGTCAGAAGTAAAGAGACCCTCGAAAACGGTGTTGTCGTCATGGTTGAAGATCTGAACTTCAAATATGTCCGTGTGCGCCTGGTCAAGGGGGATGAGATTCCGAATCGTTTCGTGCTTTTCCGGGAGAGCGAATACCCGATTTCGTGTGAGAAGAGCGATATGCGCGAGGGACTTTACAGTATCCTGAACAGTGAAGCTCTGCTCGAAAATCAGGCGTTTTTGGACAAACTAAAGGAATGGGGAAAGAAATGA